A single genomic interval of Malania oleifera isolate guangnan ecotype guangnan chromosome 11, ASM2987363v1, whole genome shotgun sequence harbors:
- the LOC131168297 gene encoding sulfite exporter TauE/SafE family protein 4 isoform X2 has product MGTSTRGLVVYLLSAFSLAVFSAALFINHSSYGHHHHHQPNPNALSSISFSHTDRVWPELELSWRIAVGTVIGFLGSAFGTVGGVGGGGIFVPMLTLLLGFDTKSAAALSKCMIMGASASSVWYNMRVAHPTKEVPIIDYDLALLFQPMLMLGITVGVTLSVIFPYWLITVLIIILFIGTSSRSFFKGIGMWKEETILKKEMAKQRETLVNSRGELLIDSEYEPLAPKEEKSGLQILCSNFRLGRILVLLLVWAFFLLLQILKNNTKACSGWYWVMFLLQFPIAMGVFGYEAVKLYRESKKRRTEGNRECVCEASINWTAVDLAFCSLCGILGGTVGGLLGSGGGFVLGPLLLEIGVIPQVASATATFVMMYSSSLSVVEFYLLKRFPIPYALYLIGVSVLAGFWGQFFVRKLVAILKRASLIIFILSAVIFASALTMGVVGTKKSVEMIHNHEFMGFLGFCDSQ; this is encoded by the exons ATGGGAACATCGACGAGAGGGTTGGTGGTGTATCTGCTCTCTGCTTTCTCTCTGGCTGTTTTCTCTGCTGCTCTGTTCATCAACCACTCCTCTTAcggtcatcatcatcatcatcaacccAATCCAAATGCTCTATCTTCAATTTCATTCTCCCACACCGATAGAGTTTGGCCT GAATTGGAGTTGAGTTGGAGGATAGCAGTGGGGACGGTGATAGGGTTTCTGGGATCGGCATTTGGGACGGTGGGCGGCGTTGGAGGAGGCGGCATCTTCGTTCCCATGCTCACTTTGCTTCTTGGCTTTGACACCAAATCCGCCGCCGCCCTCTCTAAAT GTATGATAATGGGAGCATCAGCATCATCAGTGTGGTACAATATGAGAGTGGCTCACCCAACGAAGGAAGTGCCTATCATAGACTACGATCTGGCTCTGCTCTTCCAGCCCATGCTCATGCTGGGGATCACCGTCGGTGTCACCCTCAGTGTCATCTTCCCTTACTGGCTCATCACTGTTCTCATCATTATTCTCTTTAtag GGACTTCATCTAGATCTTTCTTCAAGGGAATCGGAATGTGGAAAGAAGAAACTATTTTAAAG AAAGAAATGGCCAAACAGCGAGAAACTCTGGTGAACTCCCGTGGTGAAC TTCTGATAGATTCAGAGTATGAGCCGCTGGCTCCAAAAGAGGAGAAATCTGGATTG CAAATACTATGTTCCAACTTTAGGTTGGGAAGGATTTTGGTGCTCCTCCTCGTTTGGgctttcttcctcctcctccaGATCCTCAAG AATAATACGAAGGCATGTAGCGGATGGTACTGGGTGATGTTCTTGTTGCAGTTCCCAATAGCGATGGGGGTGTTTGGGTACGAGGCGGTGAAGCTGTACAGAGAAAGCAAGAAGAGGAGAACGGAAGGGAACAGGGAGTGCGTGTGCGAGGCGTCCATCAACTGGACCGCCGTCGACCTTGCTTTCTGCTCCCTCTGCGGCATCTTGGGCGGCACCGTCGGCGGCCTTCTCGGCTCCGGCGGCGGTTTCGTCCTCGGCCCCCTCCTCCTCGAAATTGGAGTCATCCCCCAG GTGGCAAGCGCAACAGCTACATTTGTGATGATGTACTCTTCATCCTTATCCGTGGTGGAGTTCTACCTTCTCAAGAGGTTCCCCATCCCCTACG CACTGTATCTGATAGGGGTGTCAGTATTGGCTGGCTTCTGGGGACAGTTCTTCGTAAGAAAGCTGGTTGCCATTTTAAAGAGAGCATCGCTCATCATCTTCATCCTCTCTGCTGTCATCTTTGCCAGCGCCCTCACCATGG GAGTGGTTGGCACTAAGAAGAGCGTGGAGATGATTCACAACCACGAATTCATGGGGTTTTTAGGATTCTGTGACAGTCAGTGA
- the LOC131168297 gene encoding sulfite exporter TauE/SafE family protein 4 isoform X1 — translation MGTSTRGLVVYLLSAFSLAVFSAALFINHSSYGHHHHHQPNPNALSSISFSHTDRVWPELELSWRIAVGTVIGFLGSAFGTVGGVGGGGIFVPMLTLLLGFDTKSAAALSKCMIMGASASSVWYNMRVAHPTKEVPIIDYDLALLFQPMLMLGITVGVTLSVIFPYWLITVLIIILFIGTSSRSFFKGIGMWKEETILKKEMAKQRETLVNSRGELLIDSEYEPLAPKEEKSGLQILCSNFRLGRILVLLLVWAFFLLLQILKNNTKACSGWYWVMFLLQFPIAMGVFGYEAVKLYRESKKRRTEGNRECVCEASINWTAVDLAFCSLCGILGGTVGGLLGSGGGFVLGPLLLEIGVIPQVASATATFVMMYSSSLSVVEFYLLKRFPIPYALYLIGVSVLAGFWGQFFVRKLVAILKRASLIIFILSAVIFASALTMGTVLSKKINTIEFKFVLLFLDKTLFSFGKKKILIIHRSGWH, via the exons ATGGGAACATCGACGAGAGGGTTGGTGGTGTATCTGCTCTCTGCTTTCTCTCTGGCTGTTTTCTCTGCTGCTCTGTTCATCAACCACTCCTCTTAcggtcatcatcatcatcatcaacccAATCCAAATGCTCTATCTTCAATTTCATTCTCCCACACCGATAGAGTTTGGCCT GAATTGGAGTTGAGTTGGAGGATAGCAGTGGGGACGGTGATAGGGTTTCTGGGATCGGCATTTGGGACGGTGGGCGGCGTTGGAGGAGGCGGCATCTTCGTTCCCATGCTCACTTTGCTTCTTGGCTTTGACACCAAATCCGCCGCCGCCCTCTCTAAAT GTATGATAATGGGAGCATCAGCATCATCAGTGTGGTACAATATGAGAGTGGCTCACCCAACGAAGGAAGTGCCTATCATAGACTACGATCTGGCTCTGCTCTTCCAGCCCATGCTCATGCTGGGGATCACCGTCGGTGTCACCCTCAGTGTCATCTTCCCTTACTGGCTCATCACTGTTCTCATCATTATTCTCTTTAtag GGACTTCATCTAGATCTTTCTTCAAGGGAATCGGAATGTGGAAAGAAGAAACTATTTTAAAG AAAGAAATGGCCAAACAGCGAGAAACTCTGGTGAACTCCCGTGGTGAAC TTCTGATAGATTCAGAGTATGAGCCGCTGGCTCCAAAAGAGGAGAAATCTGGATTG CAAATACTATGTTCCAACTTTAGGTTGGGAAGGATTTTGGTGCTCCTCCTCGTTTGGgctttcttcctcctcctccaGATCCTCAAG AATAATACGAAGGCATGTAGCGGATGGTACTGGGTGATGTTCTTGTTGCAGTTCCCAATAGCGATGGGGGTGTTTGGGTACGAGGCGGTGAAGCTGTACAGAGAAAGCAAGAAGAGGAGAACGGAAGGGAACAGGGAGTGCGTGTGCGAGGCGTCCATCAACTGGACCGCCGTCGACCTTGCTTTCTGCTCCCTCTGCGGCATCTTGGGCGGCACCGTCGGCGGCCTTCTCGGCTCCGGCGGCGGTTTCGTCCTCGGCCCCCTCCTCCTCGAAATTGGAGTCATCCCCCAG GTGGCAAGCGCAACAGCTACATTTGTGATGATGTACTCTTCATCCTTATCCGTGGTGGAGTTCTACCTTCTCAAGAGGTTCCCCATCCCCTACG CACTGTATCTGATAGGGGTGTCAGTATTGGCTGGCTTCTGGGGACAGTTCTTCGTAAGAAAGCTGGTTGCCATTTTAAAGAGAGCATCGCTCATCATCTTCATCCTCTCTGCTGTCATCTTTGCCAGCGCCCTCACCATGGGTACTGTACTTTCAAAAAAAATCAACactattgaatttaaatttgttcttctttttcttgataAAACCCTTTTTtcctttggaaaaaaaaaaatcttaataatCCACAGGAGTGGTTGGCACTAA